The following proteins are encoded in a genomic region of Lytechinus variegatus isolate NC3 chromosome 7, Lvar_3.0, whole genome shotgun sequence:
- the LOC121418333 gene encoding uncharacterized protein LOC121418333: MMRNGPSSDKVELLGDTSINHRLDPAVELPNQIPVTSEIPKSSAICNATVKWKSRISTTQAPDRNLLDAPPSPAKRAAGAVDHPETREKNPEVVITAVGSESSVHTGSGLMKNDKPTDVDNLSQNSVWTRQSRNGSIQGSGSRPSSRNSLASGRVASAFIAMGTGASFTELPKGGTGDSQQQVSRVNTVDNPLLAAIPYLPVKLAWILLLFNILVPGLGTILAGISMLCCGTRQQNNKQDDEIGLCCTNIFVGVSQLFTVTFLLIGWIWSITWGVYMVVFAKEHKSLIDQERRLKRVQTAAKAFKAGRSIPGSY; this comes from the exons ATGATGCGAAACGGTCCGAGCAGTGACAAGGTGGAGCTTCTTGGGGATACCTCGATCAACCACCGATTAGACCCTGCAGTCGAGTTACCCAACCAGATACCCGTCACTTCAGAAATTCCCAAGTCCTCTGCGATATGCAACGCAACCGTGAAATGGAAGTCTCGAATATCGACGACCCAGGCCCCAGACAGGAATCTGCTGGACGCGCCGCCATCGCCTGCAAAACGAGCAGCAGGAGCGGTAGATCATCCAGAGACCAGAGAGAAGAATCCGGAGGTGGTTATCACCGCTGTCGGCTCCGAGTCCAGTGTTCATACCGGAAGTGGGTTGATGAAGAATGACAAGCCAACGGATGTTGACAACCTCAGCCAGAACTCGGTCTGGACCAGGCAATCTAGGAATGGATCCATCCAGGGTTCGGGTTCGAGGCCAAGCTCAAGGAACTCACTTGCATCAGGTCGAGTGGCATCTGCTTTTATCGCCATGGGGACGGGGGCATCGTTCACTGAATTGCCTAAAGGTGGAACGGGTGATAGTCAGCAGCAGGTGTCTCGGGTCAACACTGTGGACAATCCCCTCCTAGCTGCTATTCCGTATCTACCAGTCAAACTGGCTTGgatccttcttttattcaacATTCTTGTGCCAGGTTTAG GTACAATACTGGCAGGTATTAGTATGCTATGCTGTGGAACCCGGCAACAGAACAACAAACAAGATGATGAAATAGGTCTGTGCTGTACGAATATCTTCGTGGGCGTGTCACAGCTTTTCACCGTAACATTCCTTTTGATTGGCTGGATATGGAGCATCACGTGGGGAGTCTACATGGTAGTCTTTGCAA AGGAGCATAAAAGCTTGATTGACCAGGAAAGAAGATTGAAGCGAGTTCAGACGGCAGCTAAGGCATTCAAAGCTGGACGTTCTATCCCTGGATCCTACTAG
- the LOC121418332 gene encoding dual serine/threonine and tyrosine protein kinase-like isoform X1: MKFSKAESDADDAIKEEKYRTDEVKKEMTLQIEITSEKLTEKAKRLQDFEKIYFEMEQENTDLRSIQKKLEIDNRLTGDKMEEMKGNIGKTLEKNKELMIQLDSAHEECLEMERELKMKNEEHYSLQKHFRDITHENERLSNELKISSDKLIETSKSIQEFERRCFELEQGNVKLCSKQKTFHQMLIAAGLSTGLITSDKQEIDIGMIVQSYQELKERCSKLESQVEDGVISCIISPSDGQCGSELEALKFKISCQDIMITKLRYSLSTFQQSALSNKGSLETSDVPTVDRAVLSLIPPEEIPTVMESQLEPWDKDDTKAIGKGTFGVVFLKRLESDPVAVKVQGIHKGKKVNEDDAKRAMSLNHARTMKEVAVLRLLGEHQAFPRCHGYTKYTSFPGLVLEFLGDKDTRDVHSLSKAIKTKNPTLSDQEWLSVVVDITEGIHAMHERDLLHNDIKPNNILLHRNDRWKAYIIDMGNVTTVTMPHKNRNLTNHEMEGYRLGVVYQHLAPEYILDGEYSSIQSDIFSLGRIIHYISRVIHNSDLFNLATLMINSHPHLRPLWKDIIRVIKNKNQRACQ; the protein is encoded by the exons atgaaattttcaaaagcagagagtgatgctgatgatgctaTTAAGGAAGAGAAATATCGAACCGATGAGGTCAAGAAAGAGATGACATTACAAATAGAG ATAACGTCTGAAAAACTGACTGAAAAAGCCAAGCGTCTGCAGGATTTCgaaaagatttattttgaaatggaaCAGGAAAATACTGATCTCCGCTCCATACAAAAG AAACTTGAAATAGATAACCGGCTGACTGGAGATAAAATGGAAGAAATGAAGGGCAATATCGGAAAaactttagagaaaaataaagagcTAATGATCCAGTTAGATTCAGCGCACGAGGAGTGTTTG GAAATGGAAAGAGAgctcaaaatgaaaaatgaagaacATTACTCACTTCAGAAACATTTTCGTGATATTACTCACGAGAATGAAAGACTGTCAAATGAACTGAAG ATTTCGTCTGATAAGCTGATTGAAACATCAAAAAGTATACAagagtttgaaaggaggtgttTTGAATTGGAGCAGGGAAATGTGAAACTCTGCTCTAAACAGAAG ACTTTCCATCAGATGCTGATAGCAGCTGGTTTGTCCACTGGACTGATCACGTCAGACAAACAAGAGATAGATATTGGAATGATAGTTCAATCGTACCAAGAGTTAAAAGAACGGTGTTCGAAACTTGAATCACAGGTCGAGGATGGGGTGATTTCGTGTATTATATCTCCATCG GATGGGCAGTGCGGCTCTGAATTAGAAGCACTTAAATTCAAGATAAGTTGCCAAGATATTATGATCACCAAACTCCGGTACAGTTTATCAAC GTTTCAACAGAGTGCATTGTCAAACAAAGGATCTTTAGAAACAAGTGATGTTCCAACAGTAGACAGAGCTGTCTTGTCGTTGATACCTCCAGAAGAAATCCCAACCGTGATGGAATCGCAACTAGAACCTTGGGACAAAGACGACACCAAGGCAATTGGCAAAGGCACATTCGGAGTGGTCTTTCTGAAACGACTTGAAAGCGATCCAGTGGCCGTCAAGGTTCAAGGTATACACAAAGGCAAGAAAGTCAACGAAGACGACGCCAAGAGAGCGATGTCCTTGAACCACGCCAGGACTATGAAGGAAGTGGCGGTACTGCGTCTCCTTGGGGAACACCAAGCATTCCCAAGATGTCATGGGTACACCAAGTATACCAGTTTTCCAGGACTCGTCCTAGAGTTCCTGGGTGACAAAGATACAAGAGATGTGCATTCGCTAAGCAAGGCCATCAAGACCAAGAATCCTACATTGTCGGATCAAGAATGGTTGAGCGTCGTTGTTGATATCACCGAAGGCATCCACGCCATGCATGAGAGAGACCTCCTTCACAACGACATAAAACCGAACAATATCCTACTCCACAGAAATGACAGATGGAAGGCTTACATCATTGACATGGGTAATGTCACCACGGTGACCATGCCACATAAGAATCGCAACCTGACCAATCACGAGATGGAAGGATACAGATTGGGTGTGGTCTATCAGCATCTCGCTCCTGAATACATCTTAGATGGAGAGTACAGCAGCATCCAATCTGATATATTCTCTCTTGGGAGGATCATTCACTATATCTCTCGCGTTATTCATAATTCGGATTTATTCAATCTTGCTACATTGATGATCAACAGCCACCCTCATCTCAGACCTTTATGGAAAGACATCATTCGAGTCATCAAGAACAAGAATCAGCGGGCATGTCAATAG
- the LOC121418332 gene encoding probable serine/threonine-protein kinase irlB isoform X2 encodes MKFSKAESDADDAIKEEKYRTDEVKKEMTLQIEITSEKLTEKAKRLQDFEKIYFEMEQENTDLRSIQKKLEIDNRLTGDKMEEMKGNIGKTLEKNKELMIQLDSAHEECLISSDKLIETSKSIQEFERRCFELEQGNVKLCSKQKTFHQMLIAAGLSTGLITSDKQEIDIGMIVQSYQELKERCSKLESQVEDGVISCIISPSDGQCGSELEALKFKISCQDIMITKLRYSLSTFQQSALSNKGSLETSDVPTVDRAVLSLIPPEEIPTVMESQLEPWDKDDTKAIGKGTFGVVFLKRLESDPVAVKVQGIHKGKKVNEDDAKRAMSLNHARTMKEVAVLRLLGEHQAFPRCHGYTKYTSFPGLVLEFLGDKDTRDVHSLSKAIKTKNPTLSDQEWLSVVVDITEGIHAMHERDLLHNDIKPNNILLHRNDRWKAYIIDMGNVTTVTMPHKNRNLTNHEMEGYRLGVVYQHLAPEYILDGEYSSIQSDIFSLGRIIHYISRVIHNSDLFNLATLMINSHPHLRPLWKDIIRVIKNKNQRACQ; translated from the exons atgaaattttcaaaagcagagagtgatgctgatgatgctaTTAAGGAAGAGAAATATCGAACCGATGAGGTCAAGAAAGAGATGACATTACAAATAGAG ATAACGTCTGAAAAACTGACTGAAAAAGCCAAGCGTCTGCAGGATTTCgaaaagatttattttgaaatggaaCAGGAAAATACTGATCTCCGCTCCATACAAAAG AAACTTGAAATAGATAACCGGCTGACTGGAGATAAAATGGAAGAAATGAAGGGCAATATCGGAAAaactttagagaaaaataaagagcTAATGATCCAGTTAGATTCAGCGCACGAGGAGTGTTTG ATTTCGTCTGATAAGCTGATTGAAACATCAAAAAGTATACAagagtttgaaaggaggtgttTTGAATTGGAGCAGGGAAATGTGAAACTCTGCTCTAAACAGAAG ACTTTCCATCAGATGCTGATAGCAGCTGGTTTGTCCACTGGACTGATCACGTCAGACAAACAAGAGATAGATATTGGAATGATAGTTCAATCGTACCAAGAGTTAAAAGAACGGTGTTCGAAACTTGAATCACAGGTCGAGGATGGGGTGATTTCGTGTATTATATCTCCATCG GATGGGCAGTGCGGCTCTGAATTAGAAGCACTTAAATTCAAGATAAGTTGCCAAGATATTATGATCACCAAACTCCGGTACAGTTTATCAAC GTTTCAACAGAGTGCATTGTCAAACAAAGGATCTTTAGAAACAAGTGATGTTCCAACAGTAGACAGAGCTGTCTTGTCGTTGATACCTCCAGAAGAAATCCCAACCGTGATGGAATCGCAACTAGAACCTTGGGACAAAGACGACACCAAGGCAATTGGCAAAGGCACATTCGGAGTGGTCTTTCTGAAACGACTTGAAAGCGATCCAGTGGCCGTCAAGGTTCAAGGTATACACAAAGGCAAGAAAGTCAACGAAGACGACGCCAAGAGAGCGATGTCCTTGAACCACGCCAGGACTATGAAGGAAGTGGCGGTACTGCGTCTCCTTGGGGAACACCAAGCATTCCCAAGATGTCATGGGTACACCAAGTATACCAGTTTTCCAGGACTCGTCCTAGAGTTCCTGGGTGACAAAGATACAAGAGATGTGCATTCGCTAAGCAAGGCCATCAAGACCAAGAATCCTACATTGTCGGATCAAGAATGGTTGAGCGTCGTTGTTGATATCACCGAAGGCATCCACGCCATGCATGAGAGAGACCTCCTTCACAACGACATAAAACCGAACAATATCCTACTCCACAGAAATGACAGATGGAAGGCTTACATCATTGACATGGGTAATGTCACCACGGTGACCATGCCACATAAGAATCGCAACCTGACCAATCACGAGATGGAAGGATACAGATTGGGTGTGGTCTATCAGCATCTCGCTCCTGAATACATCTTAGATGGAGAGTACAGCAGCATCCAATCTGATATATTCTCTCTTGGGAGGATCATTCACTATATCTCTCGCGTTATTCATAATTCGGATTTATTCAATCTTGCTACATTGATGATCAACAGCCACCCTCATCTCAGACCTTTATGGAAAGACATCATTCGAGTCATCAAGAACAAGAATCAGCGGGCATGTCAATAG